A single region of the Papilio machaon chromosome 13, ilPapMach1.1, whole genome shotgun sequence genome encodes:
- the LOC106717946 gene encoding tRNA (cytosine(72)-C(5))-methyltransferase NSUN6 has protein sequence MNNLTKWLSETPNFTSFRINKLKEFDIKNLREYLETQNHELGIQQIPNTYLLKEDCLIVEKWPENVCLEKCDREVIVDVSCATAVLRGAHVFAPGVLALPTSCKLNERVDVYGDLDGQCKRGLKVPYEGRKIYVGTGYLKMQRYHLFDNGVQPSGIAIHMLLPASRLPVINESIYPVGHILLQNLPSIVVGWVLNVKPGEHILDMCAAPGNKTTHLAEMSNNQAHIIALDKTKQKTDKISKNLEAHGITCVKVFPYNSEKCYTNNSEAEINEPPFPLNSFDKVLLDAPCSGLGQRPQLTNTVTPKMLQSYKHVQRKLFEAAIKVLKVDGILVYSTCTITEEENERMVAWVLKKFPNMQLVPAEPLLGGPGLPNVGLSDEQRIMVQRFGPEEDPLRQVHDIYKNSIGFFTAKFIKIK, from the exons ATGAATAACTTAACAAAGTGGCTTTCGGAAACTCCGAATTTCACATCATTTAGAATCAATAAATTGAaagaatttgatattaaaaatctcaGAGAATATTTAGAAACA CAAAATCATGAATTAGGCATACAGCAAATACCaaacacatatttattaaaagaagatTGCCTTATTGTTGAAAAGTGGCCAGAAAATGTATGCCTGGAAAAATGTGATAGGGAAGTAATAGTTGATGTATCATGTGCAACTGCGGTACTGAGAGGTGCTCATGTGTTTGCACCTGGAGTTTTAGCACTACCAACTa gTTGTAAGTTGAATGAGAGAGTTGATGTGTATGGAGATTTAGATGGTCAATGCAAAAGAGGTCTCAAAGTTCCTTATGAAggtagaaaaatatatgtcgGAAcaggttatttaaaaatgcaacGCTATCATTTATTTGACAATGGTGTCCAGCCaag tggTATTGCCATACACATGTTGTTACCAGCTTCAAGGTTGCCAGTTATAAATGAATCTATTTATCCAGTGGgtcacattttattacaaaacctCCCTTCAATTGTTGTTGGTTGGGTTCTGAATGTGAAACCTGGTGAACACATTCTTGATATGTGTGCAGCACCtggaaataaaacaacacatTTAGCTGAGATGTCAAATAACCAG GCACATATAATTGCTttagataaaacaaaacagaaaacAGACAAGATAAGTAAGAATTTAGAAGCGCATGGAATAACTTGTGTTAAAGTATTCCCATATAACTCTGaaaaatgttatacaaataacaGTGAGGCAGAAATAAATGAACCACCATTTCCATTGAATAGTTTTGATAAAGTGCTTTTGGATGCCCCGTGTAGTGGCTTAGGACAAAGGCCACAGTTAACTAATACTGTTACCCCCAAGATGTTGCAATCATATAAACATgttcaaagaaaattattcgAAGCG gcAATCAAAGTATTGAAAGTTGATGGTATACTTGTGTATAGTACATGTACAATAACTGAAGAAGAAAATGAAAGAATGGTTGCATGGGTGTTAAAGAAGTTTCCGAATATGCAATTGGTTCCTGCGGAACCCCTCCTTGGAGGACCAGGCTTACCaaatgttgggttgtccgatGAACAGAg AATCATGGTACAACGTTTTGGGCCCGAAGAAGACCCACTAAGGCAAGTTCAcgacatttacaaaaatagtATAGGATTTTTTACTgctaagtttataaaaatcaaataa
- the LOC106717944 gene encoding ADP-ribosylation factor 1, producing the protein MGNMFANLFKGLFGKKEMRILMVGLDAAGKTTILYKLKLGEIVTTIPTIGFNVETVEYKNISFTVWDVGGQDKIRPLWRHYFQNTQGLIFVVDSNDRERIGEAREELMRMLSEDELRDAVLLIFANKQDLPNAMNAAEITDKLGLHSLRNRNWYIQATCATSGDGLYEGLDWLSNQLKNANR; encoded by the exons ATGGGGAATATGtttgcaaatttatttaaaggccTATTCGGCAAAAAAGAAATGAGAATATTGATGGTGGGTCTCGATGCCGCTGGTAAAACTACAATTCTAtacaaactaaaattaggcgAAATTGTTACAACAATTCCTACTATTG ggTTTAATGTTGAAACTGTAGAGTACAAAAACATCAGTTTCACTGTATGGGATGTTGGTGGCCAAGACAAAATCAGACCACTGTGGAGGCATTACTTCCAAAACACacag ggtCTCATCTTCGTAGTAGACAGTAACGACCGAGAGCGTATCGGTGAGGCGCGCGAGGAACTCATGCGGATGTTAAGCGAAGATGAGCTACGAGATGCCGTACTTCTCATCTTTGCAAACAAACAG GATCTGCCAAACGCAATGAATGCAGCGGAGATAACAGACAAGTTGGGGCTGCACTCTCTGCGCAACCGCAACTGGTACATTCAGGCGACGTGCGCCACATCCGGGGACGGCCTGTACGAGGGGCTCGACTGGCTCTCCAACCAGCTCAAGAACGCCAACCGCTAA